The Montipora foliosa isolate CH-2021 chromosome 1, ASM3666993v2, whole genome shotgun sequence DNA segment GTTGTAGGAAGAGAAACCTACAGGAAGAAATAAAACTTTCCCGTAAAAATaacattatttcctttttatgTTCATTGTCTGTATTGGTCTCTAACTTGTCGAATCTGTGGAATTATACACATCGGCAAATCGAGGAAAAGTTTGGGAATCTTCTCGTAGCAACTGATATAAAAATTTCAGGTGTAGCTTTGTTGTCGCATTAATCGATATCGTAACTTTGATGTGGCATTGAGACCTAcaatttgtatttcaaagctcaAAGTCagtttttgacaaaaaaaaatattatggcAGGCCACTCTCGAACCGAGCGATTTAAAGAATTCATACGGAGTTGTCAAAACGACCTCTGAGAAATTCCGACCCCACCCTAAGTATTTTGCTGTTCGTTTTAAGAAAATCTTTGGAGCCATCTCTATAAGCGTTTATTGATGTTTTTTCGAACTAGAATTTGAAACTCGTATTTAGGTTTTTTATTTATCGTAATTATCCCAGTGCAACGATTCGAAATTAGCGATTACGTTTGACTGCACGTCTTATACGCAAAATCAGTTCGCGATTTATCTCCCAGATGCTACTTCTAAATCTTTGGCTCGATGATTCGTCAAACACCTTACAACGGTACCTTGAttcattgtatttttaaattaatcaaGGAAACAGAACACATGATCGTTCGAACGAAATATTTGTCCTGTCGTTGCTTTCAGTACCTCTTATTCGGCTAACATCGAAGCCATTGTGTTACATCCGATTACGAATATAGCCAAATGTCATGAAAGGGAATGAAAAGCAATGAAAAAACCTCCGGTCATGATATGTACCTGATTCCCACTTTGCGGCAAGAAACGTTCTCTAAAAAAATTTAATCTCCGAAAAAGTAAGCAAGCTCGTGAAATTCTGCAAGGATTCGAACTGCTCTCAGCTGGCCAGAACCCAGCCATTGTAATGCAGCGAGGAAACCATAGTTCAGGAAACCGTtgataagaaaacaaaaaagtttttgGAAATGTCTTCAAAGCTTCCGAAGATTTTATCAATCGAACGAAACGTGTCGCAAGAATGGcaaatttttcctttaaatCTCCAACAACACTGAGACTTCACCAAGAAAAGCCCAAACCGTTAGAAAAGGGGTATATTTAAATTCAAACTTCACCAGTCATGCGAACAACTGATTCGATTACTAAATTTTTTCGCTTACCTTCCAGCCATCCGGAGCAGTCTTAAAATAAGGGAACTTTCCCCTGCAAAACGCAAAGAAAAGCAACATTTTTAACCTCCAGTTACGCTCCAAATGCAACCTGATGGCAAGATTCGATTTCAGCGCCAATTGCAACTTACATCATGAACTTGTAAATTTCACTGACGGGGAGTGTGCCTGAATCGCTGTTCTTCAAGGCCATCGCAATGAGACAGGAGTAAGAAAACAGCGGCTTAGGATAGGCTTTGTCTTGTGATTTTAAGCTGCCTTTGATGCCGTTTTTAGGTCTATGATGCGACGATTTCGGTTTAGTTTCCCCTGCACGTGCCTGCAGAATCTGCGGAGTTGCAACAGACGTTACGTTCACTTGCGTGTGGGACAAGGGAACTTGTTGCTGATTCGGCCACTGGACAGGTAACGCAGTATTTGGATCAACCATGACCTGCTTCTCGCTTGATGCGTTTTTCTCCATCGGTATACTAACGCTTTGTAGCCACTGCAAATTCGTCAAGTCCCCTACAGGCGTACAATCCGACCTCAGCCTTTCTTGTTTCATCGACATCATGAGTTGCTGTGTGTCATGAAATATACTGCTCTCGTGCAATTGAAAAAAGGGATCGTTCAAATTGAAGTCCATTTCATGGCTATCGCACTCCACCATCTCTTGCAGTGATAGCGAATCAGGTGTATCGTAAAAAGTCAGCCCTTGAGGACTGctgttcatcattttggaataacTAGTTGTGATATTTTACTGAGCAAATGACGAGAACATAGGTTTTATTCGAAGTGAATCAGTTACTGGCTATTTGGATCGAACCTTTCATCGACGCTGATTGGCTAACAAATGGCGGTCTAGCCTTTGATTGGTCGCCACGAATAACAACCCCCAGGGCTTAATCCATATAAGGCCAAGTTACTACTTTCGGGACTTACATCTATCATACAAATTCTTTCTGCATGATCTGTCCAACCACCAGTAATTCTTCCCACTTAAAAGAGTTAACGAACCACCACAACCTCTGTCGATACCTGAACTGCTATCCAGTCAACGCGATTGAAATTTTACGCACGATTCTGCGGTAATTCCATCGATTTTAGAGCACACAATTCACGGAAATCCGTGTTTATTCATGCGAATCGACAATACTTATTCATTGTGGTTGAAGAGCTGACAATGGATGACCCCACCCCACGTTTTCGTTCGCGCCTCtggtaatttgcataaagaCGACAGTTCAAAAAAAtatgcaaagcaaataaaaattttaaaagaactcGTCATCCACCTCCGCTTTGGATGAATCATCAGTGAAATCCCAGgtctttgtgttttttttaattctttttgcaAGTACAAAACAACAAGCAACATTTTTGCGAGGATAATTTCTGTCTGCTCGCTACTCTGCGCGTAAACAACGAGTGATGGAAAAGAGTGCGGTTTCCTTCGCTAAAAGCGGTATCGTCAGTTTTCGGAATTTACGTCTAAAAAGAAGGCGGTCGGCGGTTTCGAATAAAGTCGCAATATATTTAT contains these protein-coding regions:
- the LOC138000130 gene encoding forkhead box protein N4-like, whose product is MMNSSPQGLTFYDTPDSLSLQEMVECDSHEMDFNLNDPFFQLHESSIFHDTQQLMMSMKQERLRSDCTPVGDLTNLQWLQSVSIPMEKNASSEKQVMVDPNTALPVQWPNQQQVPLSHTQVNVTSVATPQILQARAGETKPKSSHHRPKNGIKGSLKSQDKAYPKPLFSYSCLIAMALKNSDSGTLPVSEIYKFMMGKFPYFKTAPDGWKNSVRHNLSLNKAFCKLERPQGASQRKGCLWSLKPERREQMDKEIRKWKKKHAEAIRASMANPDELSISSDDLDNSPEQIMTQTENCEDRAAADAAKELFGNDLIQEIQHNEVLDWDDIISQSTDLPIDPTLSTCTSLPISTQHINGINGCDPITTTVEMENSTHYFVNSDGQDFDISAPYISHYYSLQPQQHINVGF